One stretch of Leishmania braziliensis MHOM/BR/75/M2904 complete genome, chromosome 16 DNA includes these proteins:
- a CDS encoding tyrosyl or methionyl-tRNA synthetase-like protein gives MSRCCFAVGRVLEVSRHPESEKLYIEKIDLGETLNSLSNNEPRTILSGLQEFVKEEDFVNRLVLVIANLEPRKIGGIPSAGMVLCASTGEDSHDPASAGQGERKVMLLDIPEGTAVGERVVFEGHDMPYEPVLRKKLAKNFEEVMKDVRSNADGVVCWQGKPFQTSAGVIKVSLCNARIS, from the coding sequence AtgtcgcgctgctgcttcgcggTCGGCAGGGTGCTGGAGGTGTCGCGCCACCCCGAGAGCGAGAAGCTGTACATTGAGAAGATAGACCTCGGCGAGACGCTGAACTCGCTGAGCAACAACGAGCCGCGCACGATCCTCAGTGGGTTGCAGGAGTTTGTAAAGGAGGAGGACTTTGTGAACCGCCTTGTGCTCGTGATTGCGAACCTGGAACCGCGCAAGATTGGTGGCATTCCGTCCGCTGGCATGGTGCTGTGCGCCTCCACCGGCGAGGACTCGCACGACCCCGCGTCGGCTGGGCAGGGGGAGCGCAAGGTGATGCTGCTAGACATTCCGGAGGGGACGGCCGTCGGGGAGCGCGTGGTGTTCGAGGGGCATGACATGCCGTACGAGCCAGTCCTGAGGAAAAAGCTCGCCAAGAACTTTGAGGAGGTCATGAAGGATGtgcgcagcaacgccgacgGTGTGGTGTGCTGGCAGGGGAAGCCGTTCCAGACTTCGGCCGGCGTCATCAAGGTGTCCCTGTGCAACGCTCGCATCTCGTAA